The following coding sequences lie in one Methanothermobacter sp. MT-2 genomic window:
- a CDS encoding radical SAM domain protein → MKHRKIPFITLSEIKHRAWITISDCNFHCRGCFSNARKPTGKPLTVEELVKLLKESSLKYYGKLPEEIIITGGEPTLDKEYLIRLVSKLNFAHIILETNAYLLDKDYIQELVKKGVREFMVDLKTLDDKKHKWYTGYSNKKVLKNIKTIQENAKLIIKTLYIPGFIEEDEIKKIAKYIASINPQIEYRINDFKTRHGISRNPTIKEIEKAYKFAKKHLKNVVISRSCRRESKPPKKKTWITVFPDGTLKKRSTKNYQSYKRHLPQ, encoded by the coding sequence TTGAAACACAGAAAAATACCATTTATCACACTATCAGAGATCAAACACAGAGCCTGGATAACAATATCAGATTGTAATTTCCATTGTAGAGGATGTTTCAGCAACGCGAGAAAACCCACAGGCAAACCCTTAACTGTGGAAGAACTTGTAAAGCTACTAAAAGAATCCTCCCTAAAATACTATGGAAAACTCCCAGAAGAGATCATTATAACAGGGGGAGAACCCACACTAGACAAAGAATACCTTATAAGACTAGTTTCAAAACTAAATTTTGCACATATCATCCTAGAAACCAACGCATATCTACTCGACAAAGACTACATACAAGAACTTGTCAAAAAAGGCGTCAGAGAATTCATGGTAGACCTTAAAACATTAGATGATAAAAAACACAAATGGTACACAGGATACTCCAATAAAAAAGTCTTAAAAAATATAAAAACAATCCAAGAAAACGCAAAACTAATAATAAAAACATTATACATCCCAGGATTCATCGAAGAAGACGAAATAAAAAAAATAGCCAAATATATAGCATCCATCAACCCCCAGATAGAATATCGCATCAACGACTTCAAAACAAGACATGGAATATCAAGAAACCCAACAATCAAAGAAATTGAAAAAGCCTATAAATTCGCGAAAAAACACCTCAAAAATGTTGTGATAAGCAGAAGCTGCAGAAGGGAAAGCAAACCCCCAAAGAAAAAAACATGGATAACAGTATTCCCAGACGGCACACTCAAAAAAAGATCAACAAAAAACTACCAATCTTATAAAAGACACCTGCCACAATAG
- a CDS encoding H(2)-dependent methylenetetrahydromethanopterin dehydrogenase-like protein, which produces MKVAVFGAGNQDLYVKHLNLPEKFGGEPPFGGSRMAIEFAEAGHETILAEPNKSILEDDHWKMVEDAGVKVTVDDVEAASNAEIAALFTPFGKKTFEIAKNIISHLPDGAVISNTCTVSPVVLYYVLERELRRERQDIGIVSLHPAAVPGTPQHGHYVIGGHATSGLEIATDEQIQKCVDLAESCGKTAYVVPADVSSTVADMGSLVTAVTLSGVLDYYYVGTQVIKAPVEMVEKQILMTLQTVASLVESSGVDGMLKAINPELLVKSATSMHLLKEQEALDAALNILSNLDEDVKKWIEKGEIKHTDLVAAQALTKELKNLMGGVAAEGTIRRCMRKMFE; this is translated from the coding sequence ATGAAAGTAGCAGTTTTCGGTGCTGGTAATCAAGATCTTTATGTTAAACATTTAAACTTACCTGAAAAGTTTGGTGGAGAGCCCCCATTTGGTGGTAGTAGAATGGCCATAGAATTCGCAGAAGCTGGACACGAAACCATCCTCGCAGAACCAAACAAAAGCATACTAGAAGATGATCATTGGAAGATGGTGGAAGATGCCGGGGTTAAAGTTACAGTGGATGATGTGGAAGCCGCTTCTAATGCCGAAATCGCAGCACTCTTCACACCATTCGGTAAGAAAACCTTCGAAATAGCCAAAAACATAATATCTCATCTTCCAGACGGGGCGGTTATATCAAACACTTGCACAGTCTCTCCAGTCGTATTGTATTATGTTCTTGAAAGAGAGCTCAGAAGAGAAAGACAAGATATTGGTATTGTATCCTTACATCCAGCCGCCGTACCCGGAACTCCTCAACATGGCCATTATGTGATTGGTGGACATGCGACAAGCGGCCTTGAAATCGCAACTGATGAACAAATACAAAAATGTGTCGATCTCGCGGAAAGTTGCGGTAAAACAGCCTATGTTGTCCCTGCTGACGTTTCAAGTACAGTTGCAGATATGGGATCCCTTGTCACAGCAGTGACACTTTCAGGCGTGCTTGATTATTACTATGTTGGCACCCAGGTTATCAAAGCTCCTGTGGAGATGGTTGAAAAACAGATACTCATGACACTCCAGACAGTAGCGTCTCTCGTGGAATCTTCAGGCGTTGATGGAATGCTAAAAGCAATAAACCCAGAATTATTAGTCAAAAGCGCGACTTCAATGCACTTACTCAAAGAACAAGAGGCACTAGATGCCGCGCTCAACATACTCTCCAACCTAGACGAGGATGTGAAGAAATGGATTGAAAAGGGTGAAATAAAACACACAGATCTTGTAGCCGCCCAAGCGCTTACAAAAGAACTTAAAAACCTTATGGGTGGTGTTGCAGCTGAAGGGACAATAAGACGCTGCATGAGAAAAATGTTCGAATAA
- a CDS encoding arsenate transporting ATPase, which translates to MAFKDLFKFSKGKTTFIFVGGKGGVGKTTISAATGLWMAKSGKKTLVISTDPAHSLSDSFEKKISHVPTFIQENLYAVEIDPEIAMEEYQEKLKEQSDLNPGMGMELLQEQMDMASMSPGIDEAAAFDQFLKYMTTDEYDVVIFDTAPTGHTLRLLSFPEMMDSWVGKLIKLRRQIGALAKAFKNILPFMGDEEEEDRALKDLETTKKKIREARAVMSDPERTSFKMIVIPEEMSIYESERAMRALEKYDIHTDAVIVNQILPEESDCEFCKARRRLQKERLKMIREKFSDQIVAQVPLLKKEAKGIKTLEEIAETLYGKPLTEI; encoded by the coding sequence ATGGCATTCAAGGACCTATTCAAATTCAGCAAGGGAAAAACAACATTCATATTCGTAGGAGGTAAAGGAGGTGTGGGTAAAACCACTATATCAGCCGCAACAGGACTATGGATGGCTAAATCCGGTAAAAAAACCCTTGTAATATCAACAGACCCCGCGCACTCATTATCTGACTCATTTGAGAAAAAGATAAGTCACGTGCCAACCTTCATCCAAGAAAACCTATATGCAGTTGAAATAGACCCAGAAATTGCAATGGAAGAATACCAAGAAAAACTAAAAGAACAATCAGACCTAAACCCTGGAATGGGCATGGAACTACTCCAAGAACAAATGGACATGGCATCCATGTCCCCAGGAATTGATGAAGCAGCGGCCTTCGACCAATTCCTAAAATACATGACAACAGACGAATACGACGTTGTAATATTCGACACAGCCCCAACAGGCCACACACTAAGACTCCTATCATTCCCAGAAATGATGGATTCATGGGTAGGGAAACTAATAAAACTTAGAAGACAAATAGGAGCCCTTGCAAAGGCATTCAAAAACATACTACCATTCATGGGAGACGAGGAAGAAGAAGACAGAGCACTAAAAGACTTGGAAACTACAAAAAAGAAGATCAGAGAAGCAAGGGCCGTCATGTCAGACCCTGAGAGAACATCATTTAAAATGATAGTAATACCCGAGGAAATGTCCATCTACGAATCCGAAAGAGCTATGAGAGCACTTGAAAAATATGACATCCACACAGATGCAGTAATAGTAAACCAAATACTACCAGAAGAAAGCGACTGCGAATTCTGCAAGGCAAGAAGAAGACTACAAAAAGAAAGACTAAAGATGATACGGGAAAAATTCAGCGACCAAATAGTGGCACAAGTCCCACTACTCAAAAAAGAGGCAAAGGGTATAAAAACACTAGAAGAAATAGCCGAAACCCTCTATGGCAAACCATTAACAGAAATATAA
- a CDS encoding NH(3)-dependent NAD(+) synthetase produces MKVDLPPVDENVISQIKEFIKEKVEKAGADGVVLGLSGGVDSTVTAYLCKDALGSDKVLGIIMPTSTTSSIDIKHARMVAGILGIENETINIDHLIEPFKSLCHHKSTKLAKGNLKARMRMMILYYHSNSLNRLVVGTGNLTELQVGYFTKYGDGGVDILPIGCLYKGQVKILAEKLGVPKEIIEKTPTAGLWYGQTDEEELGIKYHTLDKILYLMIDHRLDDQMISEKIGVPIREVKRIRSMVKRSRHKLNPPEIPKIILRG; encoded by the coding sequence ATGAAGGTTGATCTTCCCCCAGTTGATGAAAATGTAATATCCCAGATAAAAGAATTTATAAAAGAGAAGGTTGAAAAGGCGGGAGCTGATGGTGTGGTTTTAGGTTTAAGTGGTGGGGTTGATTCGACAGTAACAGCCTATCTTTGCAAGGATGCTCTGGGCTCTGATAAAGTTTTGGGGATTATAATGCCCACAAGCACCACAAGTTCCATTGACATTAAGCACGCCCGTATGGTTGCTGGAATCCTTGGCATAGAAAACGAAACAATAAATATAGACCATCTAATTGAACCTTTCAAGTCCCTTTGCCATCATAAAAGCACAAAACTTGCAAAGGGCAACCTTAAAGCCCGGATGAGGATGATGATATTATATTATCATTCCAATTCACTGAACAGGCTTGTAGTAGGCACAGGGAACCTCACAGAACTTCAAGTCGGCTACTTCACAAAATATGGTGATGGTGGAGTGGACATTCTACCCATAGGCTGCCTATACAAAGGCCAGGTTAAAATCCTAGCAGAGAAACTTGGAGTGCCAAAGGAGATAATAGAAAAAACACCCACAGCAGGCCTATGGTATGGGCAGACCGATGAAGAAGAACTGGGAATAAAATATCACACCCTTGATAAAATATTATATCTAATGATAGACCATCGCCTAGATGATCAGATGATAAGTGAAAAAATAGGAGTACCCATAAGGGAAGTTAAACGTATAAGGAGTATGGTCAAAAGATCTCGTCATAAACTAAACCCTCCTGAGATCCCGAAGATCATCCTAAGGGGATGA